One genomic region from Gossypium hirsutum isolate 1008001.06 chromosome D13, Gossypium_hirsutum_v2.1, whole genome shotgun sequence encodes:
- the LOC121225137 gene encoding uncharacterized protein isoform X2, producing MALSSASVFTHPLAISTLTRRPLGVSLRYHRLHHHRSPTFATLSSSSQPPSSTAVTPPPTSASENTLLSQTHQHPNPGSFNYALANPKGDSLLGIARSTESNIEKGCVYIFEAYKVYWTGCVKGIHTGNMVLRLVEAIDVYLAGTVMLIFGMGLYGLFISNLNPELPADVDRALKGSSLFGMFAMKERPKWMKISSLDELKTKVGHVIVMILLVKMFERSKMVAINTGMDLLSYAICIFLSSASLYILHHLHKPE from the exons ATGGCTCTCTCCTCTGCTTCAGTCTTCACCCATCCACTCGCCATCTCCACTCTCACGCGCCGCCCTTTAGGTGTTTCTCTCCGCTACCACCGTCTTCATCATCATCGTTCCCCTACTTTTGCTACTTTAAGCTCTTCTTCTCAACCACCCTCATCAACAGCAGTAACTCCTCCTCCTACTTCAGCCAGCGAAAATACTTTGTTGTCTCAAACTCATCAACACCCAAACCCAGGCAGCTTTAACTATGCGTTAGCCAATCCTAAAGGCGACTCATTACTTGGTATTGCTCGTTCCACCGAATCCAACATCGAAAAG GGTTGTGTTTACATTTTTGAAGCGTACAAGGTCTATTGGACAGGCTGTGTTAAAGGGATTCACACAGGGAATATGGTTTTACGATTGGTTGAAGCCATTG ATGTTTATCTTGCTGGAACAGTGATGTTAATATTTGGTATGGGATTGTATGGATTATTCATCAGTAACTTGAACCCGGAATTGCCTGCCGATGTCGATCGTGCCCTTAAAGGCTCGTCATTGTTCGGAATGTTTGCTATGAAG GAGAGGCCAAAATGGATGAAAATAAGTTCACTGGATGAACTGAAGACAAAAGTGGGACATGTTATAGTGATGATTCTATTGGTGAAGATGTTTGAAAGAAGCAAAATGGTGGCCATAAACACTGGCATGGATCTCCTTAGTTATGCTATCTGTATTTTCCTCTCTTCTGCTTCTTTGTACATCCTTCATCATCTTCACAAGCCTGAATAG
- the LOC121225137 gene encoding uncharacterized protein isoform X1 gives MALSSASVFTHPLAISTLTRRPLGVSLRYHRLHHHRSPTFATLSSSSQPPSSTAVTPPPTSASENTLLSQTHQHPNPGSFNYALANPKGDSLLGIARSTESNIEKVIFDFRFLALFAVGGSLAGSLLCFLNGCVYIFEAYKVYWTGCVKGIHTGNMVLRLVEAIDVYLAGTVMLIFGMGLYGLFISNLNPELPADVDRALKGSSLFGMFAMKERPKWMKISSLDELKTKVGHVIVMILLVKMFERSKMVAINTGMDLLSYAICIFLSSASLYILHHLHKPE, from the exons ATGGCTCTCTCCTCTGCTTCAGTCTTCACCCATCCACTCGCCATCTCCACTCTCACGCGCCGCCCTTTAGGTGTTTCTCTCCGCTACCACCGTCTTCATCATCATCGTTCCCCTACTTTTGCTACTTTAAGCTCTTCTTCTCAACCACCCTCATCAACAGCAGTAACTCCTCCTCCTACTTCAGCCAGCGAAAATACTTTGTTGTCTCAAACTCATCAACACCCAAACCCAGGCAGCTTTAACTATGCGTTAGCCAATCCTAAAGGCGACTCATTACTTGGTATTGCTCGTTCCACCGAATCCAACATCGAAAAG GTAATCTTTGACTTCCGTTTCTTAGCACTTTTTGCCGTTGGAGGTTCGTTGGCTGGTTCACTGTTATGCTTTCTAAAT GGTTGTGTTTACATTTTTGAAGCGTACAAGGTCTATTGGACAGGCTGTGTTAAAGGGATTCACACAGGGAATATGGTTTTACGATTGGTTGAAGCCATTG ATGTTTATCTTGCTGGAACAGTGATGTTAATATTTGGTATGGGATTGTATGGATTATTCATCAGTAACTTGAACCCGGAATTGCCTGCCGATGTCGATCGTGCCCTTAAAGGCTCGTCATTGTTCGGAATGTTTGCTATGAAG GAGAGGCCAAAATGGATGAAAATAAGTTCACTGGATGAACTGAAGACAAAAGTGGGACATGTTATAGTGATGATTCTATTGGTGAAGATGTTTGAAAGAAGCAAAATGGTGGCCATAAACACTGGCATGGATCTCCTTAGTTATGCTATCTGTATTTTCCTCTCTTCTGCTTCTTTGTACATCCTTCATCATCTTCACAAGCCTGAATAG